Below is a genomic region from Salvelinus fontinalis isolate EN_2023a chromosome 2, ASM2944872v1, whole genome shotgun sequence.
GTCCATatattacaatacagtacattaataCAGTCCGCACTCAAAATGATTAGCCTACTGGAGCTTGTTTCATTTATTTGCCCAAGAGAGCATAGCTACATCTATAGGCTAGTATGTTTGGATAGTAGACTATCATtttgtctgtcaaacaggtaggcttTTCGATCATTTCTTGAATAGGAAGAAATTGCCTCCAACACAAATACCTCTTGTTGTTAATAGCCTAAATTACAATTCGAGTAATTTACCTAACTTAAATTACAATATGAAGACTGTTTAAATGAATTAGGCCTTCTCGAATTAGCCTATTCAGCACCCATACACTGTCCATCTCCACGGCTGCCGCTTCATAGTGTGGCTTATGTGAATATGGCTTATGTGAGGTCAACAACTCTGATAAATAGCTTCATTATGGGCAAAGAAACATTGTTTTTATTAAAATCAATTATAGCTGTAGCAAGCTTACCTACGGTCCTCCTTCTCACCTTCATGCTCTCCctctcaaactgaacaggacatcagtaTGCCTAGTCCGTGCTCACATAAAtggctttttttctctctctcgcctcctGAAGTGGCAACGTACACAGCACAGTCATCGGTTAGGCAGTACAAAAGGGTTTACATCAGAAAGAGCAGGGCAGGCCGGGCTCATGATTGGGAAAGAAGTACattagaaatataactttgcccTGTGCTTTTCCGAGCATGCTTTTCGTAAAGCCATGAGATAGCCTACTATAATAATTTAATCAATAAAAAATTACATGACCCTCtggacaaaataaaaaaaatactaaacccgACCCCTgcctgaaattgaaaaagcatgaccctccctCATTTTTCTTTGGGTAACTATTGTGTACATTTCGATCTCTCccttaacaagtgacattaataagggatcatagctttcacctggattcacctggtcagtctaggtcatggaaagagcaggtgttcttaatgttttgtatactcagtacatatttgtatatattttcatATTTTGGGTTTTGGCATCAGACCTAATTAGAAAATCATTCAGAATTTGCTGTTGTGTTCCTTTTCAGGTGTAAGAACTACATAAACACGTGGTACATAGGGGAGAATTGTGACTTTGAGTGGACCATCTTGACTTTCGCCCTGGTAGCAACTCTACCAGGATTGGCCCTGGCTGCTATTGTTGGTGTGACGGTCCAGTGTGTCCATTACTCAAGGAAACCAGCGGAGAAACAAAAGGATCGGACAGAGGGGTGAGAAGGGGAGAGGGTTTGGACAAGGCTCATTATTTCCATGTGTTTTGCACATTGTATGGTACCTAGTATCAGGAAATAAGCTTGTTAAAAATATTTAGCAGAATTGATtcagatcaaatcaaaatcaaagtttatttgtcatgtgtgccgagtacaacaagtgtagaccttacagtgaaatgcttacttacaggccctaaccaacagtgcgatttttaagtaaaaaataggtattaggtgaacaatagataagtaaagaaataatccaggtagccatttgattacttgttcagaagtcttatgacttcagggtaaaaactgttgagaagccttttggtcctagacttgacgctccagttagggttagggttgccatgcggtagtagagaaaacattctatgactggggtggctggggtctttgacaatttttagggccttcatctgacaccgcctggtgtagaggtcctggatggcaggcagcttagccccagtgatgtactgggcggtatgtactaccctctgtagggtACATTTGTCCACAGTCTTGTTTCAGGTTTGAAATGACCAGACACTTATCATATATTTATAATGTACATTTCACTCTTTTCAGTTTCACAAATAATGCAATGTCACCAACAACATATGATAGAAATAACCAAGATGACATGTTCACCAACACTGTGTTTGCCTCAGACATGCCGGTGAGTCCTTTACTTAAATCTCCACATGGTATTTGACCAACATATAGTTTAATGGTATTTCCAATGGTGATGACACATCCAGAGATCTTGCTAAATTAGGGATTCTTTATCTCCCAGCAATTATGCAGTCAATCTTTTTCCTCAGATAAATTCAACTGTAGGTATTCTTCTAATTGTCATAAAACCAACCAACTCACAGGGTACTAAACTCTATCACAGTATTATTTACACTGCCATGGCTATTGTACATAGCTGAATAGTCCAGAATTTCTTAGTCTTCaatttttttgtttaattttatatattttttattaaccCCCTCTTCGGAGGACAAAAATAACTTTTGTTTTAACAGCTTTTTTGCTACCAATACATACATTTcacatatacattttacatattacatacatacataaatacaCGCATGGCACTTTTATACACAGTGTTCAGGTaacagaaatatatatatttattttttatatatatatagatatctacagtatgtaccagtgaaatatttggacacacctactcattccagggtttttcattatttttagtattttctacattgtagaataatattgaagacatcaaaactatgaaaaaacacatatggaatcatgtagtaaccaaaaaaagtgttcaacaaatctaaatatattttaaatttgagattcttcaaagtagccaccctttgccttgatgacagctttgcacactattttctcaaccagcttcatgatgtagtcacctggaatgcatttcaattaacaggtgtgcccgattaaaagttaatttgtcgaattcctttcctccttaatgcgtttgagccaatcagttgtgttgtgacaaggtaggggtggtatacagaatacagccctatttagtaaaagaccaagtccatattatagcaaataagcaaagagaaatgacagtctatcattactttaagacatgaaggtcagttaatctGGAAGATTTCaagaattttgaaagtttcttcaagtgcagtcgcaaaaaccatcaagcattatgacgaaactgactctcatgaggaccgccacaggaaaggaagacccaaagttacctctgctgcagagaataaattcattagagttaccggcctcaaaaattgcagcccaaataaatgcttaacagagttcaagtaacagacacatctcaacatcaactgttcagaggagactgtgtgaatcaggccttcatggtcgaattgctgcaaagaatccactactaaaggacaccaataagaagaagagacttgcttgggccaagaaacacgagcaatggacattagactggtggaaatctgtcctttggtctgatgagtccaaatttgagatttttggttacaaccgccGTCTTTGTGAGACCAGAGTatatgaacggatgatctctgtatgtgtagttcccacagtgaagcatggaggaggaggtgtgatggtctgggggtgccctgttggtgacactgtcagtgatttatttagaattcaacccacacttaaccagcatggctaccacagcattcttcagcaatacgccatcccatctggtttgcgcttagtgggactatcatttgttttcaacaggacaatgacccaacacacctccaggctgtgtaagggctattttaccaagaaggagagtgatggagtgctgcatcagatgacctggcctctacaatcacccaacctcaacccaactgagatggtttgggatgagttggaccgcagactaaaggaaaagcagccaataagtgctcagcatatgtgggaactccttcaagacggttggaaaagcattccaggtgaagttggttcagagaatgccaagagtgcaaagctgtcatcaaggcaaagggtggctacattgaggAATCTAAAATgtacaatatattttgatttgtcctacacttttttggttactacatgaatccatatgtgttatttcatagatttgatgtcttcactactattctacatgtagaaaatactaaaaataaagaaaaacccttgaacgagtaggtgtgtccaaacttttgactgctacagTATATATAAATTGTAATCGTACTTTATCAAAACTAGGCCCGGTTTCTTTGATtttccatagtgttctattgtttcaagTAATTGTCGTATATTAtatccaatgtatcgtccatgtaaaaagccTGTCTGATCAGAATGAACAGTTATCTAGTGAAACCTGTTTAATTCTATGTGCAATGCATTTCACCAGGAGTTTCGCACCACAACATTGAAGCATTTCTTTGTCTTTGTTATTGTACATTATATTGCCCCGTTAGATTAACATTTATTATGTAGCAACAATCTCTGTTTTAGTTTATTACACTGTCAagcaacatttttacattttgaaCAGTAAACATTGCCCTGAGCAACTGTCTCTATTTGTCTTATTTCTGAAGAATCGGCCAAAGCCCTCCAGTATTCAGCCCACCCAGGAGAGGTTTCCCATGGCCAACTTACCCAACCGCCCTTACAGGTTAGCTGTCTGAACAAAATCCAACATGCCACTGGTTTTCACTTTCATTATGGGGATCCTTATTTGGTCTGCAATGTTATAATGTGCTTTAATTGAAATGTTGATCTCTCTACTCTCTTAGCCCCCAACCAAACGGCATGCGGCCCAGTTTTGATAGATCGTCTTTGAAAAACCTTACAAGCCAGCCGTACAGGTAAGCCCATGTAAGACTGTCAAATGGAATGTATCCAAAATGCATTCTAAGCAAATTATTATATTTTACTTTGTTAAATAAACCCCCAAAAGTAATCAGGAATTACTGTGGTTCTCTTTTTCAAAAAATTTAAAATCATCCCGTTTACTATATTGTTCTTTTCATTCTCTTAGCCCTTCACCAAACAGTATTCGACCCTCTTTAGATAGATCGTCTTTGGCCTATCCTCCAAGCCAGCCATACAAGTAAGCtagtttttgtgtttttcagtgtAATACTTTGTTCAATGGCAGTGATGTTGTACACATTTTGTTTGTCTTAACATACAATTCTCCGTGATAGACAAAAAGTTCAACAGAATTAGAGACGACAACAGGACAATGCTCCCTCTACACAGTATTAGTAGTCATCCAGTGATTTGAGGAGCATGACACTGACGTTATCCATACCCATTTCCAGCATGTTATTTTATCTTTTGTTattgacaaaaaatatatactgttGAAATGTTGATCTCTATGCTCTCTCAGCCCTTCACCAAGCAGTATACTTTAAATAGATCATTTTTAGCCAACCCTGGGAGCCAGCCATACAAGCCTGTTTCTTTTGATTTGTGTGCTTTCAATCGTACACAGGACTTTGTTCCATGTCAAGTTATATGATCATGTGCCCTTTCAACTACATTCTAAGTATTGTTTTGAACTGTCAGCTATGCTACAGGTATGACCCAGCCCCTGGGTAACCCCTATCCCAAGTCTCCATCGCCAAGGAACCCGTATGAAGACAGAGCGCCACCTCCAGACCGTTATGACGACCAGCACATGAGACCAACACAGCCCCCACCTGGATACAACGGCATGATGGTGAGTGATTACTTACCCCTATTGAACAATATGATAAATTCAACTGATCAACTGGACAAGCAAACTGTAGGGCGAAACTGTGGCTGAAATGTGGCTTTAATCTTAGCCTAAAGGTCCATGTTAGTTAGCCCCTAGATGACCAGGCTGATATAGAAAGCAGTGTTTTGACATGAGATCTGTTTCTATCTTCTAGAGAGAAGGCATGTCTCGGTATCCTGTGCCCAGTTCACCTGCTCCCCTCTACTCAGCTCTGGAGTACAACCCCATGGCCCAGTTTCCCCGAGCCCAGATGGGGAGACTCTACTGAGGACAAACAGAGGGACCCTGGACTGAACTAGGAAGGAAGTGGAGCTCCACCAATTTCATTATTACAATGACCAAAGTAGAATTCATATCTAATTTCAACTTACATTTAACATAGTAAACGTtttaaatttaaaggcaatgttcccacatTCACAGAAAAATGACCTTTAAATGTTAATCGCGCAATATGATGGATCTTCTGTGCTACGGATTTAATCTAGGCCTTAGTAacaggtttggggtcaattagaaTTTAATttgaaattccaattcaattctTGAATTCACTCATGAAGTGGAGAATTTACATTGAATTCAATTATAAATTTCAACAATCTTCAAGTTATGGAATTTGACTGTTTGAATTGGAATTGTAAAATAAAAACGAATCTTTGGAATTCAATTGGAATTCAATGTGTACATTTCCCAGTTAATGTAATTAATGCACAAGTATAAAAAATTGACTGCAGGAATTGTTTTAAAtaatttcagcttgtatttctatATTTCCAGTATAGCTAGGCTGTCTGAACTGTGACATTATCAGCCTGAAAGCCTGATGGAATTGAATTCAAATGGGAATTTGTAGCATTGTGGATAATATGAAATTAGTAATTGAATTCTGGGAATATACCTAACACTGGATTGAGAGGAATTTAATTCTCTAAACTGACCTGGAATTTGAATTTAAATAAATGGAATTTACAGGGAgggaatttaatttgaatttaatTTGTAGAACTAACCCCAACCCTGCTAAGTAATACCCTTTTTAGACTAGTctgatttgtaaaaaaatatatatttatatatatatatatacacacagtaccagtcaaaagtttggacacctactcattcaatggtttttctttatttgtactattttctacacttatgctgagtttccacatatgctaagcacttgttggctgcttttccttcactctgcggtccaactcatcccaaaccatctcaattggattgaggtcggggaattgtggaggccaggtcatctgatgcagcactccatcactctccttcttggtaaaatagcccttacacagcctggaggtgtgttgggtcattgtcctgttgaaaaacaaatgatagtcccactaagcgtaaaccagatgggatagtgtatcgctgcagaatgctgtggtagccatgctggttaagtgtgccttgaattctaaataaatcactaacagtgtcatcagcaaagcaccatcacacctcctcctcaatgcttcacggtgggaactacacttgcggagataatccgttcacctactctgcatctcacaaagacggcggttggaactaaaaatctcaaatttggactcagaccaaaggacagatttccaccagcctaatgtccattacttgtgtttcttggcccaagcaagtctcttcttattattggtgtcctttagtagtttttttttgcagcaattcgaccatgaaggcctggttcacgcagtctcctctgaacatttgatgttgagatgtgtctgttacttgaactctgtgaagcatttatttgggctgcaatttctgaggctggtaactctaatgaacttatcctctgcagcagaggtaactctgggtcttcctt
It encodes:
- the LOC129816683 gene encoding uncharacterized protein LOC129816683; its protein translation is MKGYILLGLIFLLPITVIGQYTTPDLTLCVGIKDFEVCRIHIPPKCSDKSKCYCKDNKAFCRCKNYINTWYIGENCDFEWTILTFALVATLPGLALAAIVGVTVQCVHYSRKPAEKQKDRTEGFTNNAMSPTTYDRNNQDDMFTNTVFASDMPNRPKPSSIQPTQERFPMANLPNRPYSPQPNGMRPSFDRSSLKNLTSQPYSPSPNSIRPSLDRSSLAYPPSQPYNYATGMTQPLGNPYPKSPSPRNPYEDRAPPPDRYDDQHMRPTQPPPGYNGMMREGMSRYPVPSSPAPLYSALEYNPMAQFPRAQMGRLY